The genome window AATTACGTTAATCGAAGGAAAAGGTAAACGCTTTCATGATCACGTACACCCAGCCAAAGCTATAGCCCGCAGTCTTAAACTCCTTCTGTTCGGATTTTTGGTGATTAAGCCTATGACGTATTTTCCCTATCTTCTGATGGAcacaaaattatgaaaaaaatttcatcatcgAGTCACATTAGCCACCTTGTGAATGGCGTTAGCCCAATTGCATCAGAAATTTTGGGAATGGTCACACGGTTCCAGAGGCGTCGTCGTGAGATACGAAGTCCGTaagtagaaaattaaatttgttatTGTTAAAGCGAAACTGCCATACAATTCACAGTTGATTGAACCAATTGAATGAAAAGCTGAATGATCCTATCACCCCTCTGATGATTTTTGATTTGTGATTCGTTTatcatctttttttattttcagattTATGTGCAAGACATGATCCCATCAGAAGCCTGGCAAATCTTGAATGTACCTGTTCATGAACAAGGCCACTTCTACGTACGCGATGATTGCACAATGGCCGAGGATGTATATTAAACCTTGAAGCTGAGCATCCAAATGGATGGCCCGATTAATGATAAACAAGTCGAGGTTTACTTTCTGTCTCTGAGGGTaaatattaacattaaatattaaCAGCTTTAATTGAAGTCATTGGGAGGTCGTTTGCAAGGGTCGTTTAGCCCTCAGAACCATTCTCATATCAGCTTTAAATAATTGTAGAGTTGTTTAAAAACCGTGTATAATATAATTTCCTCTCCTTTTCTAAACAAAACCCAGGTATTCCGTAGAGAACTCATGAAAAACACTTACAATCAAGTATTCTTTATtgttttaaaatcaatatatgtaaaaaatatcatataCAATAATAACATTCAAGAGGGCGATGCATAACAattgatataaataatttgctTTGGccctaaatattattttctcatgGAATATATCACATGGTCGAGTGGgctgttcaataattttcatgtaaTAATACATCGACGAATTTCAATATCTACTTTTTATTCCCTcgcaaacgaaaaaaaaatgcgataaCTATAACAATACCCATGGCACCACCCAAAGCGAATAGTGACCAGCAGACTACATTAATTAACCGCAGATTATCCAGTAACTCCCGGTTCAattgatcaattaattcatcGGGGAGGTCTATTCCCTGCAAAATAATCATTAGAAAGGttcatcacaaaaaattataaacatacGCATACCTCATCGAACCATAGAATGGGCATGAGAGTCGTGTTGAGACGAGAAGTCAGAGACACCTTGTCAACTGGACGCAAGAAGATGTTAAATTGGCCGCGTTTGCTTCCTCTCAGAGGTGCCCCAGTGTCCTGTGAAAAGTTCATTGAACCCATTCCTCAATtaaattgatcaaaaaatattataaaaaaggAAATCAGTAACGCAGTGGTAAAATGATAtgagttgacttatctctcaGTCAAATATTTGTGCGTTATCTCCGAAtttaagagagatagcggaattttagtaatgacatttgttgtagaactcagttttctctacaaaaaaggtaataataaaaattcgtcTACCTTCCGTAGATTTCGACATATTTATCAAAAGCTGGTGAATAATTCCAAGTGATATATcgcattttaccacttcgctactgaaattTGTGGACTCAATTTGGCAAGTGCATCCCTCGAGAACTTACGGGCTGTAAGTCCACGAAATTTTGATGCATCGCAGGAACAGGATTGAGACCCTCAACACCCTTCTGATATACCTCATGGGTCAAGTAAAAATGAGGATGAGTGAACACGATTGGCGctcctgaagaaaaaaaatcatttctcatCTTTGACTATTTGTTTTGGGACAGAAGTTACCGTGGCACGATGAGAGCTCCAAGGCCCCATCCAACAGGCAGTCATCAATCCCTGATATTCCACTAGTCCTGTTTAGACAGTAGCACTGGTTCTGAGGTACCTTTTGCGGCGataaaaaattcgattttctCGCTATGTATCGAAGCCCATCAATTCCTGAGTATTTGATGTCTTCGGAATACGCCAGAGATACTGTTCTGCAAGCGATAAGATATGATATTTATGTATTTCGCAAAGTATCATGAGTGATTTGGAGTGTAACGATGAATGAAACAAGATGGTCTCAAGATacgaaaatatcaaattatcaAGGAATTTTTTCCTGGTCACTGCACCTTTTGCATGGTATCagcattataatttttctaaataacaATCTTCCTCGTacggaaatttaatttattaccgGCATAAATCTACGGAGAAGATGTCTATCACGGACTGAGTAGTTTCGAAGGGAGGGTAAATAGTAGCATCCGTTCCATATACTTCGTTGCAGGAGCTGTTATCCTGCCACACATTTGTGAATTTGTAGTCGTCCCACGAGGACAATTGACCCACCATTGTCGCATAGGTTTTTCCACTGTTCACTGTGAATCTCCCTTCATCCGTATCATTTTTCTGGGAGAAATAATTCCCTCATGATTATCTCATAGTTGATCTGGAGAGTGCGGGGGAAAAGGAACCAACAGCAAGAGGGTGAATGTTTCTCAAGATCAGTTAAGATCAGATCAGTTGACCCATTTGTTCATCAATAAAGAAATTAGCAAATAAATAGGACTCACATAAGTTAAAAACGAAAACCTGAAGTTCCCGTCCGGCTGTCGAACAAGTGTCCGAGGGGCCAGCTTTTCGATTACTCTGCACCCTATTTTAAGAGCAATATCATTACTCTCACAGTTCAACACAATTCCATTGAAGAGAAAGTCCCTGGGTGTGGTTATGAGGAACATATCCTTCGTGTTGTTAAAAAGTTCTGGAATTATTCGATCGAGAAGTTGAACGAGGGATGGTAATTCCCGCTCCGTTGAGTCAATCAGCCCCTGGAATAGTAATTTGTAATCAGAATACacgaaaataatgattttaaattgaattaccaTCAGAGGCAAATTGACGATATGAATTGCATCGGTATCGGTGAGAGGGTACGAGGCATTCGCatcaaattcaaaagaatggtACTCGTTGTATGATAGTGTGTCTCCATCCTGAGTTATGTTGAATTTAGATCTGTGCTGTCTGTATAAAGTAAAAAACTCGTTAATTCATAATCTTATTATCATTTGTACGTAAAGTGAAATTTTGCACACAGGATTACTTGTAAATGTAGGGCCCAACTTCTCGCAGAAGGGATTTATTCCCATTCATTACCCCATCAGGATTTGtaacgttgaaaaaatatactttGTAAATAATCGGTACCGGTGTTATTTTCCATCTATCGTACGCCTCGGTGCCGTTCACCAGCGGAATAGCCTGCGAATTAATAACTCATGACCAAATTTTCTCCAGATAAATGGttacatgaagaaaaaatgactTACCTCGTTTATTCCTTCATGAACAATAATGGGTAACACGACATATTTTGAACATATCCCAAGAATACATGCGACTATCGCTAGCCCGATAAAACAACCGTAGCAAATTCCCAATTTCCTACCCATGTTGTTGGGGCCACGGTATTTAGGGTATAAATCGATTGAGTGATCTCAGCCGGGTTCTATGATTTCGTAAGAAATCATTATCCacggaaaaattgataagatATATATAATCGAAGAACGATTGTAATCGTGGTATTTCTGGAGAAGGGAGATTGACcgtgattgattaattgattggcttcgtgagaagTCATTCTTGTGCTTTTAGTCTAGTTggcaaatataaaaaatattatatacacatgtatatgtatatatatattttatatacataatttattgtcaAATATAGGAGATCGCAAGAACACATGACTCATTTCACAATAGAACATTTCTGAAGATTCTAAgtactttcaataatttatacatACCTATTAACAATATAAATATCTTCACATATTTttgtcaataaataataaaataaaaatatgtacaATTTCAATTAACTAGATAACGGATATAAGTCACTCAAATAAAGTGCtctaattggattttttttccagggaTTGAGGTGATGTACTTGGTACTTTCGTTTTCGAGGTACTTGTGGGTGTTTGTACATTCGTTGTTTCGGTTTCCACCGGTGATAGGGCTGTTGACAAGTCAGTTTTGTACTCGTGGAGTGACTCGGCTTGTAATCTCTTGGCATCGAGGGACTTCATGTATGCGAGGAAAGATGTCCAGACGAGACTGCAGATGCTGACGTAAACGACACGATTTCTCTCGGGGATGAGGACAAAGTTTATCGTTTGAAGGATTGGCCATACGCAGATGCCCATCTGTAATAGGAGGCCCTTAGCACAACAATCACACGTCGTGGAAACACTAAAATCAGAGGGTCTAATGGGAGAAAGGGGGAGCGAGGGTCAAATTACTGCAGCGGTTAAGGGTCAATCTACAATTATTCTTCATTTATCCCTTACGTTTGACCCACACGACCATTTGACGGTCTCGCTCTCTCTCATTTCGCCCTCATCGTCACACCCTTTTTACCCTTTGATAACATTTGTTCGTCAAGACTGCCCGGGCGTATAGGTATCGTATACCCACTCCCAAGAAGTCAATCCTATCTTCAtactcaatttttaaatatttacccTCCACgtgggaaaaatttttcttttgactTCCTCCACACATTCCGAGACCGGTTTGAGCTCCAACAAATTCATACCGAAGAAGAAACAGCACATGGCCGCTGGCCCATACGTGACTTGTTCCACAAGAGCCTGAAAATGATGGCAAAATCCTTCGATCAATCACTTCATCATTGGCAAGCTATCCTATAGAGGATTTATGATCGGTACTTTGGTAATTGCGGATTTTAGTGTGGTCTTCGGCCACACTCGGGAGGCTATCGTTAGCCAACCGTAGAGAGTCGGTGCCACGAACAGTCCCCCGTAGAGGCTGAACCTCAGAGCTTGGAGGTAATTCAGTTCCTCCTTTGAGACGAATTTCTGCTGGAGCAGACATCCCGCTGGCCAGATCACCGAATACGCCGCCATGCCCCTGACCACTGGGTACTTGAGGGACAACTCCCGGAATTTGTAGAATATCACGCGTATTCTCATCTCCCGTTTGTTGAAACAAAATCCTgcaaacatattttttattgtataatttttcaactcttcgaaaatacaaaaaataatactgGAGTGGAGGGAAAGGATTGTTATGATAGTATGGTTTGTCCAAGTCCTGATTCGattatgaataaatcattACTTATGTCATTTGATTAGTTGGAtttgatatttacaaaaatccacCATTTTTGAGGCGATTATTAGCTCTAGGGTCTGAACTCCATTGAATccacagcaaaaaaaaattcctcctcTTTCCAAAAAATCGGGGAATCCCACAGTACAGAcccaaaattctaaaaaaaaatcactacctcgcaaacgaaaaaatccgaaGTCCTGCGTCTACAACCGGTCACCACTCGACTGAGCCAAACACGACAGCCCCCGGAGTCGTAACCCTGTCATGACGTAATCAAATGCCTTTGAACGCATGACGTTTCTTCACAACAATGAATTTACCTTGATTTGATCAGTCAGCTGATTCAAAGTGCAGGGGACAGTGCGAGTTTGGAGATTTTTCGAGTGTTGACACACTCGTGGAGTTGTCACGGGGGCATAAAAATCGATCGAGGAATTTTGTTCGAGTGAATACATGAGCGGATGTCAATGAATCACTGGCATTTTCAACGAGgtcttgcaattttttcagagaacaatttttactCGTCGAACTGCGGGGTACACACGCGCACTGGTGACTACCTCGCgatgatgaaatattttttttcattgtgtgCCATTCTTATCGCGGCCTCGAGAAAAATCCCACGATCAGGCGCATGCGTGAACTAACTGGCGCCCTATTTGAATAGttgttttccaatttttcccccGAAACTGATCCCCCCGAAGAAATAAAGCGCTCAAAAATAGTCAATTCTTTAGTTCTTATATTGAATAACAGATAAAATACAATATAGGTACAATAACTCTCAGCCGCACATGAGATTAATTCTTACAATTGTTATCGATTGTTTCGCCTCTTGCAAAACAACCCGAAAATATCAATTGTCCTTCCATTTCCACAAGATCATTggataaatgataaaaaaccTGTCAACAAGTATAATTCGTTTGTTCACGAGACAACAGTTGGTGGGATTCGGTTGACATCATCgagttttaaaaatatctagtgaaaaaattcggaaattcaATGCTCAAAAAAATACACATCCGCACGCACTTCACATCTTGTACGCCTcgcaaattcaatagaatttttttaattaactggaTGGGATTGATTACTACGCCGCTATATCGAAGAGGTCGAAGATTCCTTCGTTCTCGGAGAGGTTGAAGTGATAATCCTTGTCAGTCGGTGGAGGACTGAGACTGACAAGTGGTCCACAGACTGCAATGTGAAGAAAAACACcgcataataattaattagtcttgatgtcaaaatatcatcaataataaattgagaTACTCACAGTCCGCGTAAAAGTCCTCCAGCAGATGACCATCTGGTCTGATGAGAtctggaagaataaaaattatcattattattatatggTGTCAATATTCTCAATCAATGATTGTTGAGCTATTGACTCACTGGTGGTGTTGACGTCACCGAGGATTATTTTGGCTTGCAGTGCATCCACATCTTCGTGATCCTCGTCATCAGACGTCTCCATCTTTGTACTAGTTCTGGACGAtctagaaacaaaaaaattaatattttgtcATTCAGAGAGTAGAGTAGAGAATCGAATTCTGCATAGGgattttttgagatattttctcataaatttactttcgaaaacgaaaaaaatgtcgGATCAATATCCAAATGAACTAGTTTATTCTTCCAACCGTTCATCCCCGGATTGATCACCTAATTAATATCAGCTCACTGCAGATCGTAAATATATTCTCCATATTCACGAGGCGAAATAGAGCTCCACAATTTCCATTATCATCccaataaagagaaaaaaaattaacaatgaaAGTAGACAATTACCTGGACAGCCGCCTGTTTGGCTTGTTCTCCTCTCTCTTCTCCCCCTCGATTACCTCCCTCTTGATATCATGAGAGTCTTTCTCGAGCATGGCCTCCAGCATCTTAGTGTCGTAGTTCTCTGCAAGACTGGGATGCACCGTGTAGACCTTTATCTCACCGCCTGTGCTCTTAAGGAACATCTCGAAGTTCTGCTTGTCACTCTGAATACACTTGGACAAGTTGGGAACCTTGAGGACGGTGTCTGAGGGTGCCTGAATCGCCAGAACAAAGTCCTCAGGGAACTGCTCCTTGACGTCTTCGTATGTGATATAGGCAAATTTTCTGTTCTTGAAGTCATTCTCAATGTTTTTTATGCTCTGTTGGATCCACTGCAGGTGGAGGTCCAGGGTCGCCTCGTGCTCCTCAAGTTCCCGGAGCTCGTCTTTGAGGTCCCCAAGTTTCTCGCCGGTTTCGTCGGAGTTGCAGCCTGGCCCAGCTCCCCTGAagagtttttttaaatgacaACAAGAATGGAAGGACgagcaatcactttttttgtgaaaaatttaatgtttgtgaaaaaatgacgAAGATATTCGCATACACTGAACcaattttaaattatcaacaaataTTAGGGCTCTCACACCACATAATAAAGATGTAAATACTCACTTCCACTGTATCGAGTTCTTGCTTTTCTTCTCAATGAGCCCAATCCCTTCGAGAACATTCGTAATATCGTAAATCCGTCGTTTTTGTCGTACCTCGAGAATGTCTGCAGCCTATAAACCCCCCAAGAACCCCAACAATCAGCGAAAACCCTTTAGGTTATGTGAAAATATCCCCCAATAGCATTTGCCCCATTCTCGCGGCCGCCCTAG of Diachasmimorpha longicaudata isolate KC_UGA_2023 chromosome 3, iyDiaLong2, whole genome shotgun sequence contains these proteins:
- the LOC135160113 gene encoding sensory neuron membrane protein 2-like — its product is MGRKLGICYGCFIGLAIVACILGICSKYVVLPIIVHEGINEAIPLVNGTEAYDRWKITPVPIIYKVYFFNVTNPDGVMNGNKSLLREVGPYIYKQHRSKFNITQDGDTLSYNEYHSFEFDANASYPLTDTDAIHIVNLPLMGLIDSTERELPSLVQLLDRIIPELFNNTKDMFLITTPRDFLFNGIVLNCESNDIALKIGCRVIEKLAPRTLVRQPDGNFRFSFLTYKNDTDEGRFTVNSGKTYATMVGQLSSWDDYKFTNVWQDNSSCNEVYGTDATIYPPFETTQSVIDIFSVDLCRTVSLAYSEDIKYSGIDGLRYIARKSNFLSPQKVPQNQCYCLNRTSGISGIDDCLLDGALELSSCHGAPIVFTHPHFYLTHEVYQKGVEGLNPVPAMHQNFVDLQPDTGAPLRGSKRGQFNIFLRPVDKVSLTSRLNTTLMPILWFDEGIDLPDELIDQLNRELLDNLRLINVVCWSLFALGGAMGIVIVIAFFFRLRGNKK
- the LOC135160116 gene encoding mpv17-like protein — encoded protein: MRIRVIFYKFRELSLKYPVVRGMAAYSVIWPAGCLLQQKFVSKEELNYLQALRFSLYGGLFVAPTLYGWLTIASRVWPKTTLKSAITKALVEQVTYGPAAMCCFFFGMNLLELKPVSECVEEVKRKIFPTWRMGICVWPILQTINFVLIPERNRVVYVSICSLVWTSFLAYMKSLDAKRLQAESLHEYKTDLSTALSPVETETTNVQTPTSTSKTKVPSTSPQSLEKKSN
- the LOC135160114 gene encoding transcription factor E2F4; translation: MADNQQSRFEKSLGLLTTRFVNLLQKAKDGVLDLKVAADILEVRQKRRIYDITNVLEGIGLIEKKSKNSIQWKGAGPGCNSDETGEKLGDLKDELRELEEHEATLDLHLQWIQQSIKNIENDFKNRKFAYITYEDVKEQFPEDFVLAIQAPSDTVLKVPNLSKCIQSDKQNFEMFLKSTGGEIKVYTVHPSLAENYDTKMLEAMLEKDSHDIKREVIEGEKREENKPNRRLSRSSRTSTKMETSDDEDHEDVDALQAKIILGDVNTTNLIRPDGHLLEDFYADFCGPLVSLSPPPTDKDYHFNLSENEGIFDLFDIAA